A single region of the Ziziphus jujuba cultivar Dongzao chromosome 10, ASM3175591v1 genome encodes:
- the LOC107411500 gene encoding uncharacterized protein LOC107411500, translating into MRAPKWRPAPPPGLVMGPAMSPADNKQDQEEHVFMMKDKKYELHGVILMLVLVSIFSVFIFFIAVRPCIKMASNSSSSSSTQSEDGYCSYWIKLWRRIKRSSRNEDGDGAPEVVSQSHHHHQQQEGNNIDEDEISKNVTHTI; encoded by the coding sequence ATGAGAGCACCAAAATGGAGACCAGCACCACCACCAGGGTTGGTTATGGGACCGGCCATGAGTCCTGCAGACAATAAACAAGATCAAGAGGAGCATGTTTTCATGATGAAGGACAAGAAGTACGAGTTGCATGGTGTAATCTTGATGTTGGTTCTGGTTTCAATCTTCTcggttttcattttcttcatagcCGTGCGTCCTTGTATCAAGATGGCTTCAAATTCATCAAGTAGCAGCAGCACTCAATCAGAAGATGGATATTGCTCCTACTGGATTAAACTATGGAGGAGGATAAAAAGGAGTAGTAGAAATGAAGATGGTGATGGTGCACCAGAAGTAGTATCCCAgtcccaccaccaccaccagcaGCAGGAGGGCAATAACATTGATGAAGATGAAATCAGTAAAAATGTTACCCACACAATATAA
- the LOC107411489 gene encoding probable phytol kinase 3, chloroplastic, whose amino-acid sequence MSGNLRTIIPVVSSVFDLIRLRKPIPLFVGPNLNYPTSLSHYTALISIPTTTSTSSSSFTSLTTKPLNPRRRLMSSPAATMFHDNPLVNDICATAVSGAVALFFLRLWQETAKRGLEQKLNRKLVHISIGLAFMLCWPLFSPEYYGALLAALIPGVNIIRMLLLGLGITKDDATVKSMSRFGDHRELLKGPLYYAITMTLASIIYWRTSPVSIAVICNLCAGDGVADIIGRRFGRQKIPYNKNKSLAGSFAMASAGFLASIGYMFYFSSFGFVQKSWEMGFGFLVISLASALVESLPISTELDDNLTVPLTSMLVGCLVF is encoded by the exons ATGAGTGGGAACCTCCGTACAATAATTCCGGTTGTGTCGTCTGTGTTTGACCTTATTCGCTTGCGTAAGCCAATCCCACTCTTTGTCGGGCCAAATCTGAACTACCcaacctctctctctcattaCACCGCTCTCATTTCCATACCCACCACTACTTCCACAAGCTCATCATCCTTCACTTCCCTAACGACAAAGCCCCTCAACCCACGTCGCCGTCTGATGTCATCTCCGGCGGCCACTATGTTCCACGACAACCCGCTTGTCAACGATATATGTGCCACTGCTGTTTCCGGTGCTGTCGCTCTCTTCTTTCTTCGACTTTGGCAAGAAACCGCCAAACGCGGGCTCGAACAG aaacTAAACAGGAAGCTCGTGCATATAAGCATTGGCCTAGCTTTCATGCTTTGCTGGCCATTGTTCAG TCCTGAGTATTACGGAGCACTCTTAGCAGCTTTGATTCCAGGTGTCAATATCATAAGGATGCTTCTCTTGGGACTTGGAATTACAAAAGATGATGCTACAGTGAAATCAATGAGCAGATTTGGAGACCACAG GGAGCTTCTTAAGGGACCACTGTACTATGCCATAACAATGACCCTGGCTTCTATAATCTATTGGAGAACATCGCCTGTTTCAATTGCAGTAATATGCAACCTATGTGCTGGAGATG GTGTTGCAGACATAATAGGACGGCGATTTGGTAGGCAGAAAATTCcctacaacaaaaataaatccttaGCTGGTAGTTTTGCAATGGCGTCTGCTGGATTTTTAGCATCTATCGG GTATATGTTCTATTTCTCCTCATTTGGATTTGTACAGAAAAGTTGGGAAATGGGATTTGGTTTTTTGGTCATCTCTCTCGCCTCGGCGCTGGTGGAATCACTCCCTATAAGCACTGAGCTGGATGACAACCTCACGGTTCCCCTGACCTCTATGCTTGTGGGCTGTCTTGTTTTCTGA
- the LOC132799682 gene encoding basic leucine zipper 61-like: MIAQRVGPKSNTLPPLSPKVQSLNSNFLIPFPSAKEIPIISDKDEESVPADNSNTETDQVHHQDPNANANAHADPKRLKRIVASRQYSQKYRLKQLQYISQLETEVKALQAEVAIASPRIKYSDRQNALLRAENSSIKQRLSAFSGELLFKEAQYEELKKERDSLKQFSEVYQQQMSEMLRNGPAMYQMVNTMSLNQSARGLNQFPEPVNPPNHQNLNQFAPGLQFININNNNNTPNPDHSYNFM; the protein is encoded by the exons ATGATAGCACAAAGAGTTGGACCAAAATCAAATACATTGCCTCCATTAAGTCCAAAGGTTCAGAGCTTAAACAGTAACTTTCTGATTCCATTTCCATCAGCCAAAGAGATCCCTATTATCTCTGACAAAGACGAAGAATCAGTTCCTGCTGATAACTCCAACACTGAGACTGATCAGGTTCATCATCAGGACCCTAACGCTAACGCTAATGCTCATGCAGACCCCAAGAGACTCAAAAG AATCGTAGCAAGCAGACAGTATTCACAGAAATATCGGCTCAAACAGCTCCAATACATTAGTCAACTGGAAACTGAAGTCAAAGCTTTACAA gCAGAAGTAGCAATCGCTTCTCCAAGAATTAAATACAGTGATCGTCAAAATGCCCTATTGAGAGCTGAAAATAGTTCGATAAAGCAAAGGCTCTCTGCCTTTTCCGGTGAACTTTTGTTCAAAGAAG CTCAATATGAGGaattgaagaaagaaagagactCCTTGAAGCAATTTTCAGAAGTTTATCAACAGCAAATGTCTGAGATGCTGAGAAATGGGCCTGCGATGTATCAGATGGTGAACACCATGAGTTTGAACCAATCTGCACGAGGGCTTAATCAGTTTCCAGAACCCGTCAACCCGCCCAACCACCAAAACTTGAACCAATTTGCACCAGGACTACAGTTTAttaacatcaataataataataatactcccAATCCTGATCATTCCTACAACTTTATGTGA
- the LOC132799683 gene encoding uncharacterized protein LOC132799683, which produces MEGIVDLLRQQLQVIQALSSGTKPFAGQEEQVQAFSTVPEGNMTRTDAPTVPTRTNGNEGRIVVPERQLYIPPPIWNPIHGGGVTENQGQNVRNGREEQIVLAPQAVPHGGHRDHNLGDDRPRIQKSCRSFYRRPYLEAIDRIEFPRGFRFSEFILFSGEENQSIVEHIDRFTIQCEEAAANEFLKLCLFANSLTGSAFSWYINLQLNSNHTWQELERKFHEQFYRIEPEISMADLSCLRQMEGESVENFIARFKRTRIRCRLDIPEREFVKLA; this is translated from the exons ATGGAAGGCATTGTGGATTTGTTGCGTCAACAATTGCAGGTTATTCAAGCCTTGTCAAGTGGCACAAAGCCATTTGCCGGCCAAGAAGAACAAGTGCAAGCCTTTTCGACCGTGCCTGAAGGCAACATGACAAGGACTGACGCACCAACTGTTCCGACGAGAACAAATGGAAATGAAGGAAGGATAGTCGTGCCCGAACGACAACTTTATATTCCCCCACCTATTTGGAACCCAATTCATGGTGGAGGAGTAACTGAAAACCAAGGCCAGAATGTTAGAAATGGCCGAGAAGAACAGATTGTACTGGCCCCTCAGGCCGTACCACAT GGAGGCCATCGAGACCATAATCTAGGAGATGATCGGCCCCGCATTCAGAAGAGTTGCCGATCATTTTACAGAAGGCCTTATCTCGAGGCCATTGATCGGATAGAATTTCCAAGGGGATTCAGATTTTCTGAATTCATCTTGTTCTCGGGTGAAGAGAATCAGTCTATTGTGGAACACATAGACCGTTTCACTATCCAATGCGAAGAAGCTGCGGCCAATGAATTCTTAAAACTCTGTCTGTTTGCTAACTCTTTAACAGGTTCTGCTTTCTCATGGTACATCAACCTGCAACTAAACTCGAACCATACTTGGCAAGAATTAGAGCGAAAATTCCATGAGCAATTTTATAGGATTGAGCCGGAGATCTCTATGGCTGATTTGTCTTGTTTGCGTCAAATGGAAGGAGAATCGGTGGAGAATTTTATTGCCCGATTCAAAAGGACAAGGATCAGATGTCGCTTGGATATACCAGAAAGAGAGTTTGTCAAACTAGCCTAG
- the LOC107411485 gene encoding basic leucine zipper 61, with protein sequence MEEISKTIGQLSAWHKTTHPPPSESSFEAMAGNSFQVWRKPYSKSLPETGSNTTRTAMAKNSFVQPSDANPNSPVLAIIDDNNTKNQDDVVDTSEPVAVDGNKSQLKRPRNVDQNVDPRKLKRIISNRVSAQKSRMKKLQYVTDMERRLKALESQIAVLSPQVSAYKNQQHMLQMEQNSLNQRMTALTNNKLIKDAQIEENKVEVSRLRQLHLKLQQHQLQAQSRMLNWESGGLEQILNTGLNEPGFGQNIGLLNSNQAQVGDVTAEVNNLNKFNMAQQQHEERLGQSWTGGNNWEIAQSRICKTQAPTNLHY encoded by the exons ATGGAGGAGATTAGCAAAACAATTGGACAATTATCAGCATGGCATAAAACTACTCATCCTCCACCTTCTGAATCGAGCTTCGAGGCTATGGCTGGCAATTCATTTCAGGTATGGAGAAAACCGTACTCGAAGAGCTTGCCCGAAACCGGGTCTAATACCACCAGAACAGCCATGGCTAAGAATAGTTTTGTCCAGCCTTCAGATGCTAACCCTAATTCTCCTGTTTTAGCTATAATTGATGACAACAACACAAAAAACCAGGATGATGTTGTTGATACTAGTGAGCCTGTGGCTGTGGATGGGAATAAATCCCAGTTAAAACGTCCTCGTAACGTTGACCAAAACGTGGATCCTAGGAAACTCAAACG gATCATTTCAAACCGAGTTTCAGCACAGAAATCGAGAATGAAGAAGCTTCAATATGTCACGGATATGGAAAGGAGATTGAAGGCCTTAGAG TCTCAAATAGCAGTGCTATCTCCTCAAGTTTCAGCCTACAAAAACCAGCAACATATGTTGCAAATGGAACAAAATAGCTTGAATCAAAGGATGACTGCTTTAACCAACAACAAATTAATCAAAGATG CCCAAATTGAAGAAAACAAAGTGGAAGTTTCAAGGTTGAGGCAACTTCATTTGAAGTTGCAACAACACCAATTGCAAGCACAATCAAGGATGCTAAATTGGGAATCTGGTGGATTGGAACAAATTTTGAACACCGGTCTAAATGAACCTGGGTTTGGGCAGAATATTGGACTTCTAAACTCAAACCAAG CACAAGTGGGAGACGTCACAGCAGAAGTGAATAACCTGAACAAATTTAACATGGCACAACAACAACATGAAGAAAGACTGGGACAATCATGGACGGGTGGTAATAATTGGGAAATAGCCCAAAGCAGAATATGCAAAACACAAGCTCCAACCAATCTACATTACTAG